The DNA region CCCAGCGATTGGTTATCCTGTCGAATATCGCCAGACCGCACACTTGCTTGCCGATCACCGCCGCGATCGTAAGCACGGCCGCGAATCCAAGTATGGTAACATCGGCAAACGTGGTCAGGTCAACCAATGCCCCCATGCGCACGAAAAAGACCGGAATCAGGAAAGTTCCTATAGGGGCGATCAACTCTTCCAGTTTGTGTTCGCCCCTGTCGGTGAACTCCTGATAATAGACCTTGTCCAGAATCAGACCGGCGGAGAAGGCTCCGACGATCGGCGCCAGTCCCACCTTGCCGGCGATGTAGGCCAGGCCGAAACAGACCAGCAGGCTGAACGACAGAAACACCCCTTTCCCTTTCAATCGCACGCCCAGCTTGAAATAGTGCGGCAGGACGAACGACCCGACCATAACCGCTCCGACAATAAACAGAGTCGCTTTGCCGATGATCCAGGCTATCATCAGCAGGCTCACGCCGTCGCCGGTCTGGTGCGCCGCCGCAGCGATTATTCCCGCCACCACCGCCAGGATCACAAGTCCCATGACATCATCGATCACCGCCGCACCAAGTATGATCTGCGCTTCGCGGGTTTTCGTCTTCCCCAAATCCTGCAATACGCGAGCCGTAATGCCGACCGAGGTAGCGGTCAGAGTCGCACCCAGGAAGATGTGAACGTATATCGATTCATGAGGCAGGAAGATCGCGCCGACTCCCCAACCCAGGAAAAACGGCGCGGTCACGCCAAAAAGCGCAACCAGAAACGATGACAGTCCGACTTTCATCATTTCTCCGACCGAAGACTCGAGACCGACCTCAAAGAGAAGTATCACGACGCCAAGCTCGGCCAGTATTTCCAGCGGCAAGCTTTCACGAAACCCGGCAAAAACATCGATTCCGACCAGATGAAGGTTACCAAGCAGCATCCCGAACACCAGTTCACCCAGGACTGGCGGCTGGCCGAACCGTTCGAACAGGTCTCCCCCCAGCTTGGCGGCCAGCAGGATGACAATCAATTCGAGCAGCACGCTGAGTACTTCGCTCTGGCCGCTGTCTGTGGCGCCGGAAGCGCCGAACGCCAACCCATGGATAGCGTATACTGCCAGTGCCGCGAAAATGAACGCGAACTGTCGAGGATGAAGAATCTTCATACCGTTCTCAAAACGCCTGTGAGTTCAAGAATTGCGCCAAAAGTAGCCTTAGCGCGCGCGGACATCAAGCGTTTTCGGCGGTATGCACCATAGCTACAGAAATCTTCCGATCTGACGACATAGTGAATATGAACTGACAGGGATGTCCTGTCGTCTCTCTGTTGCAGGAGAATGACTTAAGACTATGTTCATTATCATTGGGGCCATTGTCGTTCTGGGGGGTATTATCGGCGGCTTCACATGGGAGGGGGGACAGATACTGGCCCTCAATCAACCCGCCGAGCTCGTCATCATTGCCGGCGCTGCGCTTGGTTCACTCCTCATCGCCACGCCACTGTCGGTCATCAAGAACATTCTGAAACAGATCTCCGGCGTGTTCAGTGGGGGCCTGACCAAAAAGGATTACCTCGACCTGCTGGTCATGATGTACGAGATCTTCAACGTGGCGCGCCGCGATGGTCTGGTAGGCCTCGAAAATCACGTCGAGCACCCGCACGAGAGCGAGATATTCAAGCGGTACCCACACTTTCTGAAAAACCACCACGCCGTCGCCTTCTTTGCCGACACCATGCGTGTCATTATCTCTGGTTCAGTGCAGCCGCATGATCTGGAAGATCTGATGGAGGCCGACATCGAGACGCTTCACGAAGACGAATCGCGGGCACCTAAAGCGTTGTCCACGGTCGCCGATTCACTTCCGGGTCTGGGAATCGTGGCGGCGGTGCTGGGTGTGGTGATCACGATGGCGGCTCTCGATGGTCCGCCGTCGGAAATCGGCCACAAAGTCGCCGCGGCACTGGTGGGGACATTCCTCGGCATTCTGGGTTGCTACGGTTTTGTCGGACCGCTGGCCACGAGCATGAACCACCGAACGAGTGAGGACAAGCAGTATCTCACCTGCATGAAACACGCACTGCTGTCGTTTCATAAGGGAGTCGCGGGCGTGATTGCAGTCGAGTTCGCCCGCCGCTCGTTGTTTGCCGAGGTTCGCCCGGAATTTCTCGAGCTTGAAAAGGCCTGCAACGAGGCCAAGCGCCGGTAATCCCCGATGGCCGAAGAAACCACCCAGCCGATCATCATCCGTCGCAAAAAGGGAGGGCACGGCGATCACCACGGCGGTGCATGGAAAGTTGCGTTCGCCGATTTTATGACGGCGATGATGGCGTTCTTTCTGGTCATGTGGCTGGTGGGACAAAAGCAGGAAGTGAAAGAAGCGGTCGCCGGCTATTTTCGTGACCCCGGCAAATACCTTAAAGAGGGAAGCGCCGGGATGCTTCAGGGGACCTCCAGCGCCATTAGCGCCAGCGATCCGACGATCGGTCTTATCAATAACCCAATGAAAAAAGACAACTCGACTCCGCCGCCAAGTGAGACCGAGAAAGCGGCCCTGGCCGCGGTCGGTCAGAATATCATGCGGGAGCTTGAGAAAGAAGAGGCGTTCAGCCGCCTGAAGAAAAACGTCAAGATACAGATGACAGCCGAAGGACTGCGGATAATCTTGAACGAATCCGAGGATTCCCCGGCTTTCTTCGAGCCCGGCTCTGCCAAGCTTCTGCAGCAGAGCGCTATCATTCTGATCACCATAGCCAGGGAACTGGGCAGGCTTAGGAACCACCTGGTGATGGAAGGGCACACCGATGCCTCAGTCGGCGGCGAGCAGACTGTCTCCAACTGGGAGCTGTCGTCCGACCGGGCCAACTCCGCGCGCGAATTGATGGAGGTCTCCGGCTTGTACGATGGCCAAGTGCGGGAAATACGCGGCTATGCGGACAAGTTCCCGATGTTCGAATCAAACCCGGCCGACCCACGCAACCGCCGGGTGACAATCCTTGTCCTGTATGAATCGCGCGAACGCCAGTTCGACCAGCTTGAGCTCGGCGCCGAGTTTGTCCCGGAAAATAACGGGTAACCCGAGCCTGTTTTTCACTTTTCTCCTGCCTGCTCATTCCAGTATCCTACAGTCAGAATCAGCCACCAACGGAGAGCATCCGACTCCGTTCTCAAGAAGGGAAAGTGTTATGGTCAAGTATCGAAACATGTGGGCGCAGGTCGGACTGGTGATCATCACTCTGGGCATCTACACCATCTATTGGTACTATCAGACGGCCGTTGAACTCAAAGGTCTCGCCAAAGACGAACAAGCCAATCCGGCACTCTGGACGATCCTC from Candidatus Zixiibacteriota bacterium includes:
- the motA gene encoding flagellar motor stator protein MotA yields the protein MFIIIGAIVVLGGIIGGFTWEGGQILALNQPAELVIIAGAALGSLLIATPLSVIKNILKQISGVFSGGLTKKDYLDLLVMMYEIFNVARRDGLVGLENHVEHPHESEIFKRYPHFLKNHHAVAFFADTMRVIISGSVQPHDLEDLMEADIETLHEDESRAPKALSTVADSLPGLGIVAAVLGVVITMAALDGPPSEIGHKVAAALVGTFLGILGCYGFVGPLATSMNHRTSEDKQYLTCMKHALLSFHKGVAGVIAVEFARRSLFAEVRPEFLELEKACNEAKRR
- a CDS encoding flagellar motor protein MotB translates to MAEETTQPIIIRRKKGGHGDHHGGAWKVAFADFMTAMMAFFLVMWLVGQKQEVKEAVAGYFRDPGKYLKEGSAGMLQGTSSAISASDPTIGLINNPMKKDNSTPPPSETEKAALAAVGQNIMRELEKEEAFSRLKKNVKIQMTAEGLRIILNESEDSPAFFEPGSAKLLQQSAIILITIARELGRLRNHLVMEGHTDASVGGEQTVSNWELSSDRANSARELMEVSGLYDGQVREIRGYADKFPMFESNPADPRNRRVTILVLYESRERQFDQLELGAEFVPENNG
- a CDS encoding cation:proton antiporter encodes the protein MKILHPRQFAFIFAALAVYAIHGLAFGASGATDSGQSEVLSVLLELIVILLAAKLGGDLFERFGQPPVLGELVFGMLLGNLHLVGIDVFAGFRESLPLEILAELGVVILLFEVGLESSVGEMMKVGLSSFLVALFGVTAPFFLGWGVGAIFLPHESIYVHIFLGATLTATSVGITARVLQDLGKTKTREAQIILGAAVIDDVMGLVILAVVAGIIAAAAHQTGDGVSLLMIAWIIGKATLFIVGAVMVGSFVLPHYFKLGVRLKGKGVFLSFSLLVCFGLAYIAGKVGLAPIVGAFSAGLILDKVYYQEFTDRGEHKLEELIAPIGTFLIPVFFVRMGALVDLTTFADVTILGFAAVLTIAAVIGKQVCGLAIFDRITNRWAIGLGMIPRGEVGLIFAGIGAKLILDGEPMVSSGTYSAVIIMVIVTTLVTPPLLKWSLLRPAKRSLKKPA